One part of the Arabidopsis thaliana chromosome 1 sequence genome encodes these proteins:
- a CDS encoding GYF domain-containing protein has product MAEGKFDLPDDLIFSKSSDQLKELASDNSIPLSPQWLYTKSSEYKMDVRSPTPVPMGNPSDPNPKDAWRLDAPEDKKDWKKIVHENETSRRWREEERETGLLGARKVDRRKTERRIDSVSSRETGDIKNAAASDRWNDVNSRAAVHEPRRDNKWSSRWGPDDKEKEARCEKVDINKDKEEPQSESQSVVSNVRATSERDSDTRDKWRPRHRMESQSGGPSSYRAAPGFGLDRGRAEGPNLGFTVGRGRASTIGRGSSTSLIGAGSALSPVFRYPRGKLLDMYRKQKPDSSLGRILTEMDEVASITQVALIEPLAFIAPDAEEEANLNGIWKGRIISSEVYTSSGEESLGGNSLLKCRIPESGETKVDGALLGFMNGDNGSMKNNDSGLLGSHNGGLGAASSVPRLNSVASESYGSGGAGYQLSHGSPEAVRSVFTKSSVLDGSESVVGSFEQAYTGKLQQPDTEVDHSEGAMPPEEFLFLYIDPQGVIQGPFIGSDIISWFEQGFFGTDLQVRLASAPEGTPFQDLGRVMSYIKAESVHAHISDQKSELEETSLKANSEAGGSVAHVAESNDSSSLTGISRSFSVYNNPSGQDNFQRKSESEVYGRPPHAEDQSFLDFSAQDEEIVFPGRARVSGYASSVKSSTSMHDALMEFSGHSDIPVEVTTAATRNQNENKLHPFGVLWSELEGGSTPVNPLPNRSSGAMGEPSCSIENRPINSRRNSQIDPNISLDALSGNRMSQFEHESNFFNHGDQLPSNQHHQQHFQNRDMLSHLHIGDQDLEHLITLQLQQQQKIQMQQQQKIQLQQQQKIQLQQHQLEQEHQLHQKLLQEQQQSHARQLHFQQILQGQTPDTRFGQSHDFPRSNSVDQMLLEQQMLNELQKSSGHPSQNFAPYIEQHAAGNFGRFTHEGHQRELLEQLFSTQMQSQYGQKQSQYGQMQSQHGQLQSEPIRSLEYQLLQQEQLMQLANGVRHNTLLEEQRHIDPLWPSDHSDQLLRTHPGIHRSHSSAGFRPLDFHQQQQRPHFEDQFSQLERNRSYQQQLRLELLEHGLPFERSASGLNLDAVNGLGLSQGLELRDATAHMQSSGRLGNSTPGFSHQNPRIPLGESHFSHLEPTEGRWSGADTQLAGDWAESQFRRSNMDTEHDKMRSEIRRLGEDPNSWMVGGSTDDKSKQLFMELLHQRPGHQSAESPNMNRGYPYDRMVPSGLTPGIQTLGGLSDHGGNQNVSSAFGDRSFSDEQVNRVPGYGNNMGSLHHNSSLLSGIIDAGRSTQNETQAFSNMFGMNKDANDINTWNNVPPKNEGMGRMMSYDAQDRMGKQAVLDSLIQEELPVGTPGQQSSFNISGLS; this is encoded by the exons AATTGGCCTCAGATAACAGCATTCCCTTGTCTCCGCAGTGGCTTTACACGAAATCAAGCGAGTACAAGATG GATGTTCGATCTCCTACTCCTGTTCCCATGGGAAATCCAAGTGACCCAAATCCGAAGGATGCATGGCGCTTGGATGCACCTGAAGACAAAAAGGACTGGAAGAAAATTGTGCATGAGAATGAAACTAGTCGCAGATGGCGtgaagaggaaagagaaacTGGTTTACTCGGTGCTAGGAAAGTTGATCGACGAAAAACAGAGCGTCGTATTGACAGTGTCTCAAGCAGAGAAACTGGTGACATTAAAAATGCTGCTGCTTCTGATAGGTGGAATGATGTTAATTCTCGTGCTGCTGTACATGAACCCCGGCGCGACAACAAATGGTCATCTCGGTGGGGTCCTGatgacaaagagaaagaagctcGTTGTGAGAAGGTAGATATTAACAAGGACAAGGAAGAGCCTCAGAGTGAAAGTCAATCTGTGGTTAGCAATGTCCGTGCAACCTCTGAACGGGACTCTGACACTCGTGACAAATGGAGGCCACGTCATAGGATGGAATCCCAGTCTGGTGGGCCTTCTTCTTATCGCGCTGCACCTGGGTTTGGACTTGATAGAGGACGAGCCGAGGGCCCAAATTTAGGGTTCACTGTGGGCCGAGGAAGGGCATCTACTATTGGGAGGGGTTCTTCAACTTCCTTAATTGGTGCTGGTAGTGCTTTATCCCCTGTGTTTCGTTATCCAAGGGGTAAGTTGCTTGACATGTATAGAAAACAGAAGCCTGATTCTTCCCTAGGTAGGATTTTGACTGAAATGGATGAAGTTGCCTCCATAACGCAAGTGGCTCTGATTGAACCTCTTGCTTTTATTGCACCTGATGCCGAAGAAGAG GCAAACCTTAACGGCATATGGAAGGGAAGGATCATTAGTAGCGAAGTTTACACTTCATCTGGGGAAGAGTCCTTAGGTGGAAACAGTCTGT TGAAATGCCGCATTCCTGAGTCAGGTGAGACAAAAGTGGATGGTGCTTTGCTAGGGTTTATGAATGGTGACAATGGTTCCATGAAAAATAATGATTCCG GATTACTTGGTAGTCATAATGGAGGTCTGGGGGCTGCTTCTAGCGTCCCAAGATTGAATTCAGTGGCTTCTGAAAGTTATGGATCTGGTGGAGCTGGTTATCAGCTTTCTCATGGAAGTCCTGAAGCGGTTAGATCAGTTTTTACTAAGTCCTCTGTGTTGGATGGGAGCGAATCCGTTGTTGGGTCTTTCGAGCAAGCTTATACGGGCAAGCTGCAGCAACCAGATACTGAAGTGGATCACTCAGAAGGGGCTATGCCACCTGAGGAGTTCTTATTCTTGTATATTGATCCTCAAGGAGTAATTCAGGGACCGTTCATTGGTTCTGACATTATTTCATGGTTTGAACAAGGGTTTTTTGGGACAGACCTACAGGTTCGCTTGGCAAGTGCTCCAGAAGGGACTCCTTTTCAAGATCTAGGCAGGGTCATGTCATATATAAAGGCAGAAAGCGTACATGCCCATATCAGTGACCAAAAGAGTGAGCTAGAAGAGACTAGTTTAAAAGCAAATTCAGAGGCTGGTGGATCAGTTGCACATGTAGCAGAATCTAATGATTCATCCTCTTTGACTGGCATATCTCGTTCATTTTCTGTGTATAACAACCCTTCAGGTCAGGATAATTTTCAGAGAAAGTCTGAGTCCGAAGTTTATGGAAGACCACCACATGCCGAGGACCAAAGTTTCTTGGACTTCTCTGCTCAGGATGAAG AAATTGTATTCCCAGGAAGAGCTAGAGTTTCTGGTTATGCATCGTCTGTAAAATCCTCTACAAGTATGCATGATGCTTTAATGGAATTTTCTGGCCACTCTGATATCCCTGTTGAAGTAACTACGGCTGCTACTCGAAATCAGAATGAGAATAAGCTGCACCCATTTGGTGTGTTGTGGTCTGAGCTAGAGGGCGGTAGTACACCAGTTAACCCGTTACCAAACAGATCTTCTGGTGCAATGGGAGAGCCTAGTTGTTCAATAGAAAACCGTCCCATTAATTCCCGAAGAAATTCTCAAATTGACCCCAACATATCCCTCGATGCTTTGTCTGGTAACCGGATGTCACAATTTGAACATGAATCCAACTTCTTTAACCATGGGGATCAGCTTCCATCAAATCAACATCACCAACAGCATTTCCAAAATCGGGATATGCTGTCACATTTACATATAGGTGATCAAGATCTGGAGCATTTAATAACTCTCCAGTTGCAGCAACAACAGAAGATTCAGATGCAACAGCAGCAGAAGATTCAATTGCAACAGCAGCAGAAGATTCAGTTGCAACAGCATCAGTTGGAACAAGAGCATCAGTTACATCAGAAGCTCTTACAGGAGCAGCAACAGTCCCATGCTCGACAATTACATTTTCAACAGATTTTACAAGGACAGACTCCTGATACAAGGTTTGGGCAGTCACATGACTTCCCTCGATCCAACAGTGTTGATCAGATGTTGTTAGAGCAGCAGATGCTGAATGAGCTGCAGAAAAGTTCTGGCCATCCGTCACAAAATTTCGCACCATACATTGAGCAACACGCCGCAGGAAATTTTGGGCGGTTTACACATGAAGGTCACCAAAGGGAGCTACTTGAACAGCTATTTTCAACACAAATGCAATCTCAGTATGGACAAAAGCAATCTCAATATGGACAAATGCAATCTCAACATGGACAACTGCAATCTGAACCAATCCGGTCTTTGGAGTACCAGCTGCTGCAGCAAGAGCAGCTTATGCAATTGGCAAATGGAGTGAGGCACAATACACTATTGGAGGAACAGAGACATATTGACCCTCTGTGGCCATCTGACCATAGTGATCAGCTTTTAAGAACTCATCCTGGGATCCACCGTTCACACTCTTCTGCAGGGTTTAGACCATTAGACTTTCATCAACAGCAGCAGAGGCCACACTTCGAGGATCAGTTTAGTCAACTTGAGCGGAACCGTTCATATCAGCAACAACTTAGACTAGAATTATTGGAGCACGGTCTTCCATTTGAGAGATCAGCATCGGGGCTGAATCTGGATGCAGTAAATGGTCTTGGTCTCTCCCAGGGTCTGGAGTTGCGGGATGCTACTGCCCACATGCAATCTTCTGGCAGATTGGGAAATTCTACTCCGGGTTTCAGTCATCAGAATCCCCGTATACCATTAGGTGAATCACATTTTTCACATTTGGAACCAACGGAAGGACGCTGGTCTGGAGCCGATACACAGCTAGCTGGTGACTGGGCCGAATCTCAATTTCGTAGATCTAATATGGATACTGAGCATGATAAAATGAGGTCGGAAATTAGGAGACTGGGTGAAGATCCCAACTCATGGATGGTAGGTGGATCTACAGACGACAAGTCAAAGCAGCTTTTTATGGAGTTGCTCCACCAGAGACCTGGCCATCAATCTGCTGAGTCACCAAACATGAACCGTGGGTATCCTTATGACAGGATGGTTCCTTCAGGCCTTACCCCAGGGATTCAAACGCTTGGCGGCCTTTCAGACCATGGTGGTAATCAAAACGTTTCATCTGCTTTTGGGGATCGTTCATTTTCTGATGAACAGGTCAACAGAGTACCGGGATATGGGAACAATATGGGATCATTGCACCATAATAGTTCCTTACTTTCTGGAATTATCGATGCTGGGCGGTCAACTCAGAATGAAACTCAAGCCTTCAGTAATATGTTTGGTATGAACAAAGACGCGAATGACATCAATACTTGGAACAATGTGCCGCCTAAAAATGAGGGAATGGGAAGGATGATGTCATATGATGCCCAAGACAGAATGGGCAAGCAAGCAGTATTAGACTCCCTGATTCAAGAGGAGCTTCCTGTTGGTACGCCTGGTCAACAGTCCTCTTTCAATATCTCTG GCTTATCCTGA